The Chryseobacterium indicum genome includes a window with the following:
- a CDS encoding glycoside hydrolase family 3 C-terminal domain-containing protein: MFKKTAIVSLFTFISASYMAQNTPLPVYLDESKPVELRVKDALSRMTLEEKVAMLHAQSKFSSPGVPRLGIPEFWTTDGPHGVRPEVMWDEWNQAGWTNDSIIAYPALTALSATWNKKMSWNYGKALGEEARYRKKDILLGPGVNIYRTPLNGRNFEYMGEDPYLTSKMVVPYIKGVQSNGVATSVKHFALNNQEMFRHTSNVKVDDRTLYEIYLPAFKAAVTEGDSWTIMGAYDMYKGQYSSQNQYLLNDILKGEWQYKGVVVSDWGAVNNTEQAIHNGLDLEFGSWTNGLSAGTKNAYDNYYLAKPYLDLIKSGKVGTKELDDKVSRLLNLAYKTTMSRNKPFGNIASEEHKAIAKEIGEEGIVLLKNQGNILPIDLNKAKKIAVIGENAIKIMTVGGGSSSLKVKYETLPLDGIKARFGKQSDVQYARGYVGDIGGEYNGVKSGQDLKDNRSEAELLNEAVELAKKSDYVIFVGGLNKADFQDSEGNDRKSYGLPYNQDNVIAALAKANKNLAVVLVSGNAVAMPWIKEVPTVVQAWYLGSEAGNSIASVLAGDANPSGKLPFTFPVKLEDNSAHQLGEYPGNKAELAADKGKDQKNPINIAYNEGIFVGYRWHDTKKIKPLFSFGHGLSYTTFEFGKAKADKTTMSQDDKITLTVSVKNTGKRAGAEVAQLYISDLKSSVERPAKELKGFEKVYLNPGEEKEVTFTIDQSALSFFDPQKHDWVAEPGDFEAQIGNSSDAIKTKVKFTLK, translated from the coding sequence ATGTTTAAGAAAACCGCCATTGTAAGTTTATTCACATTTATTTCTGCTTCTTATATGGCTCAAAATACACCGCTTCCTGTTTATTTAGACGAATCCAAACCTGTGGAATTACGGGTAAAAGACGCACTTTCCAGAATGACTCTGGAAGAAAAAGTGGCGATGCTTCATGCTCAGTCAAAATTCAGTTCACCGGGTGTTCCAAGATTGGGAATTCCTGAATTCTGGACTACGGACGGACCTCACGGAGTTCGCCCTGAAGTGATGTGGGACGAATGGAATCAGGCGGGCTGGACGAACGACTCTATTATCGCCTACCCTGCTTTAACGGCACTTTCCGCAACATGGAATAAAAAAATGTCCTGGAATTACGGAAAAGCACTGGGTGAAGAAGCCCGTTACAGAAAAAAAGATATTCTTCTGGGACCGGGAGTTAATATTTACAGAACTCCGCTCAACGGAAGAAATTTCGAATACATGGGTGAAGATCCTTATCTGACTTCAAAAATGGTGGTTCCTTACATCAAAGGAGTACAATCGAATGGTGTGGCAACTTCTGTAAAGCATTTCGCCCTGAACAATCAGGAAATGTTCCGCCATACCAGCAATGTAAAAGTGGACGACAGAACGTTGTACGAAATTTATCTTCCGGCTTTCAAAGCGGCTGTAACAGAAGGTGATTCTTGGACGATCATGGGAGCTTATGATATGTACAAAGGTCAGTATTCTAGTCAGAACCAATATCTTCTGAATGATATTTTAAAAGGTGAATGGCAATATAAAGGTGTTGTGGTTTCCGATTGGGGTGCTGTTAACAATACCGAACAGGCTATCCATAACGGACTGGATCTGGAATTCGGAAGCTGGACAAACGGACTTTCGGCAGGCACAAAAAATGCTTACGACAATTATTATCTGGCAAAACCTTATTTAGATTTAATTAAATCCGGAAAAGTAGGAACCAAAGAACTGGATGATAAGGTTTCAAGGCTTTTAAATCTTGCATATAAAACGACGATGAGCCGAAACAAACCTTTCGGAAATATTGCTTCTGAAGAGCATAAAGCTATTGCAAAAGAAATCGGGGAAGAAGGAATTGTATTGTTGAAAAATCAGGGAAATATCCTTCCGATTGATCTGAATAAAGCTAAAAAAATTGCTGTAATCGGGGAAAATGCCATTAAAATCATGACGGTTGGCGGAGGTTCTTCTTCATTAAAAGTGAAATACGAAACGCTTCCTTTAGACGGAATTAAAGCGAGATTCGGGAAACAATCAGACGTACAATATGCAAGAGGTTATGTTGGAGATATCGGCGGAGAATACAATGGGGTAAAATCCGGACAGGATTTAAAAGACAACCGTTCTGAAGCCGAATTATTAAACGAAGCTGTAGAACTGGCAAAAAAATCTGATTACGTTATTTTCGTCGGAGGATTAAACAAAGCTGATTTTCAGGACAGTGAAGGGAACGACAGAAAAAGTTACGGATTACCTTACAATCAGGACAATGTAATTGCTGCATTGGCTAAAGCGAATAAAAATCTTGCGGTTGTTCTGGTTTCCGGAAATGCGGTGGCAATGCCGTGGATTAAAGAAGTTCCGACTGTTGTTCAGGCTTGGTATTTAGGTTCTGAAGCAGGAAATTCTATTGCTTCGGTTTTAGCAGGTGACGCAAATCCTTCAGGAAAACTGCCTTTCACTTTTCCTGTGAAACTGGAAGATAATTCTGCGCATCAGTTGGGAGAATATCCCGGAAATAAAGCGGAATTGGCAGCGGATAAAGGCAAAGATCAGAAAAACCCGATCAATATCGCATACAATGAAGGAATTTTTGTAGGCTACAGATGGCATGATACGAAAAAAATCAAGCCGTTATTTAGTTTCGGACATGGTTTAAGCTACACCACTTTTGAGTTTGGAAAAGCCAAAGCTGACAAAACAACGATGTCTCAGGATGATAAAATCACGTTGACGGTTTCTGTAAAAAATACAGGGAAAAGAGCCGGAGCGGAAGTTGCACAACTGTATATTTCCGACCTTAAATCGTCTGTTGAAAGACCAGCCAAAGAATTAAAAGGTTTTGAAAAAGTGTATCTGAATCCGGGAGAAGAAAAAGAAGTAACGTTTACCATTGATCAATCTGCTTTAAGTTTCTTCGATCCCCAAAAACACGATTGGGTTGCAGAACCGGGAGATTTTGAAGCACAGATCGGTAATTCTTCCGATGCCATAAAAACGAAGGTGAAGTTTACGTTAAAGTAA
- the metQ gene encoding methionine ABC transporter substrate-binding lipoprotein MetQ, which yields MKKIKILSLLAAGLLAFTGCNSSKKEDPNFIKVGITSGPEQEIAEVAKKVAKEKYNLEVELVSFNDYVIPNEALNNGDIDANAFQHVPYLTEQSKQRGYKLAVVGNTFVYPIVAYSKKIKSINELQNGSTIVIPNDPTNGGRSLLLLQKNGLLKLKDGIGLLPKVTDIVANPKQLKILEIEAPQLPRVLDDKEVVIAIINNNFAAQAGLDADKQGIFKEDKDSPYVNVIVSREDNKTSEKVKNFVKAYESDEVVKKAEEIFKGGAVKGWN from the coding sequence ATGAAAAAAATAAAGATTTTAAGTTTATTAGCAGCGGGTTTGTTAGCATTTACCGGCTGTAATTCATCAAAAAAAGAGGATCCGAACTTTATAAAAGTAGGAATCACTTCAGGACCGGAACAGGAAATTGCCGAAGTGGCGAAAAAAGTAGCGAAGGAAAAATACAACCTTGAAGTAGAGCTGGTTTCCTTTAACGATTATGTGATTCCCAATGAAGCTCTGAATAACGGTGATATTGACGCCAATGCTTTTCAGCACGTTCCTTATTTAACCGAACAATCCAAACAGAGAGGATATAAATTAGCGGTTGTCGGGAATACTTTTGTCTACCCTATCGTTGCGTATTCAAAGAAAATTAAAAGCATTAATGAACTTCAGAACGGAAGCACCATCGTTATTCCGAATGATCCTACCAATGGCGGACGTTCCTTACTTCTTTTACAGAAAAACGGTTTGCTGAAACTGAAAGACGGCATCGGACTTTTACCGAAAGTAACGGATATTGTTGCCAATCCTAAACAGTTAAAAATCCTTGAAATTGAAGCGCCGCAACTGCCGAGAGTGTTGGATGATAAAGAAGTGGTAATTGCCATTATCAACAATAATTTTGCTGCGCAGGCGGGATTGGATGCTGATAAACAGGGAATTTTCAAAGAAGATAAAGATTCTCCTTATGTAAATGTAATTGTTTCCAGAGAAGATAACAAAACTTCCGAAAAGGTGAAAAATTTCGTAAAAGCCTATGAATCTGACGAAGTAGTGAAGAAGGCAGAAGAAATTTTCAAAGGCGGTGCTGTGAAAGGCTGGAACTGA
- the metI gene encoding methionine ABC transporter permease MetI, with amino-acid sequence MLSDTVISLLSKGIWETVFMTFVSGFFGFVLGLPVGILLFLTRKGQLLENVIYNRILSVLVNIFRSIPFIILIVWMIPFTRSLVGTSIGVNAALVPLSIGAAPFIARLVENSLLEVPHGLIETARALGASPFQIIRKILLPEALPSLINNATITLITLVGYSAMGGAVGAGGLGQIGYQYGYIGYDAVIMNLVLGLLVAIVFIIQFSGDRLAKRFDHR; translated from the coding sequence ATGCTTAGTGATACGGTGATTTCTCTTTTATCAAAGGGAATTTGGGAGACGGTTTTTATGACGTTTGTTTCGGGGTTTTTCGGATTTGTTCTGGGTTTGCCTGTCGGAATTCTATTGTTTTTAACACGGAAAGGACAGCTTTTGGAAAATGTAATCTACAACAGGATTTTATCTGTTCTGGTGAATATTTTCCGTTCTATTCCTTTTATTATTTTAATTGTGTGGATGATTCCTTTCACGAGAAGTCTGGTGGGAACGTCTATTGGGGTAAACGCAGCTTTGGTTCCTTTAAGCATCGGAGCGGCTCCTTTTATCGCAAGACTGGTAGAAAACAGCTTACTGGAAGTTCCTCATGGACTAATTGAAACCGCAAGAGCTTTAGGAGCAAGTCCGTTTCAGATTATCAGAAAAATATTATTACCGGAAGCACTTCCTTCTTTGATTAATAACGCAACAATTACCTTAATTACGCTTGTCGGTTATTCTGCGATGGGAGGTGCTGTCGGAGCCGGAGGATTGGGACAGATCGGATATCAGTACGGCTACATCGGTTATGATGCCGTGATCATGAATCTTGTGTTGGGATTGCTGGTTGCGATTGTTTTTATCATTCAGTTTTCGGGAGACCGATTGGCGAAGAGATTTGATCATCGTTAA
- a CDS encoding methionine ABC transporter ATP-binding protein — protein sequence MIEIKNVSKTFHQKKQSFKALNDVSLTIEQGDIVGIIGFSGAGKSTLIRTVNLLEKPDSGKIVINGKDFTKLNSRQLAQERKKIGMIFQHFNLLSSRTVFENIALPLELDHVSKTEINKKVNELLKIVGLEDKAHDYPKSLSGGQKQRVAIARALANDPYLLLCDEATSALDPATTQSILQLLRDINQRLGITILLITHEMEVIKTVCNHVAVIDKGQLLIKGTLSEIVSNKENPIIKQFLNSSVMTIPQELNKKLQQEPQDGLFPLVEVELNENISVEELLSIVYDKYKIPYKLLKADVEYLGDSNFGKLLLQLQGEEEKNQQAIYFFNQNKIQNTVRGYA from the coding sequence ATGATAGAGATAAAGAATGTTTCAAAAACATTTCATCAGAAGAAACAGTCGTTTAAGGCGCTGAATGATGTAAGCCTCACGATTGAACAGGGCGATATTGTAGGAATCATCGGATTTTCGGGAGCGGGAAAAAGTACCTTAATCCGAACGGTGAATCTTCTTGAAAAACCTGACAGCGGTAAAATTGTGATTAACGGAAAGGATTTTACGAAATTAAATTCGAGACAATTGGCACAGGAAAGGAAAAAGATCGGGATGATTTTTCAGCATTTTAATCTGCTTTCTTCGAGAACCGTTTTTGAAAATATTGCGCTTCCGTTAGAGCTGGATCATGTCAGCAAAACTGAAATTAATAAAAAAGTAAATGAACTGCTGAAAATCGTAGGACTGGAAGACAAAGCTCATGATTATCCTAAAAGTCTTTCGGGAGGACAAAAACAGAGGGTTGCCATTGCAAGGGCTTTAGCAAATGATCCTTATCTCCTGCTCTGTGATGAAGCGACGAGTGCGCTCGATCCTGCAACTACACAATCGATTTTGCAATTGTTGAGGGATATTAATCAGAGACTTGGAATTACGATTTTGCTGATTACGCACGAAATGGAAGTCATCAAAACGGTTTGTAACCATGTTGCGGTAATCGACAAAGGTCAACTACTAATTAAGGGAACTTTAAGCGAGATTGTCTCGAACAAAGAGAATCCTATCATCAAACAATTTTTAAACTCTAGTGTTATGACGATACCACAGGAACTGAATAAAAAACTACAGCAAGAGCCACAAGACGGATTATTTCCATTGGTGGAAGTAGAGCTTAATGAAAATATATCGGTGGAAGAACTGCTATCCATTGTTTATGATAAATATAAAATTCCATACAAACTGCTGAAAGCGGATGTTGAATATTTAGGCGATTCCAATTTTGGAAAGCTATTGCTTCAGCTTCAGGGAGAAGAGGAGAAAAATCAGCAGGCCATTTATTTTTTCAATCAGAATAAAATTCAAAATACGGTAAGAGGGTATGCTTAG
- a CDS encoding IS1 family transposase (programmed frameshift): MKCYKCQSLDKVKAGFTRGLQRYKCKNCGCFYSVESKSDVKSPEQRRLALEMYLEGMGFRAIGRVLNISYGTVYQWVKKWGESVSLPKSQEPIEIVELDEIHSYILNKKNYCWSWIAVDRFGKRYIDFVCGKRNTSTFKKLWNTLKDREINGFCSDYWKSYSELIPTEKHCESKAETFTVESYNSRIRHYLARFKRKTKCYSKKQFMLENSLKLLFLKLNKQLYILK, encoded by the exons ATGAAATGTTATAAATGTCAATCATTAGATAAAGTAAAAGCGGGTTTTACAAGAGGTTTACAAAGGTATAAATGCAAAAACTGTGGATGTTTTTATAGTGTTGAAAGTAAATCGGATGTAAAAAGTCCTGAGCAAAGGCGGCTTGCATTAGAAATGTATTTGGAAGGAATGGGATTTCGAGCTATTGGGAGAGTGTTGAATATCAGTTACGGAACGGTATATCAATGGGTGAAAAAGTGGGGAGAATCGGTTTCTTTGCCAAAATCTCAAGAACCTATAGAAATAGTAGAATTAGATGAAATTCACAGCTACATCCTAAATAAAAAAA ACTACTGTTGGAGCTGGATTGCTGTTGATAGATTTGGAAAGCGCTACATCGATTTTGTTTGTGGGAAAAGAAATACTTCCACTTTCAAAAAGCTCTGGAACACTTTAAAAGACAGGGAAATTAATGGTTTTTGCAGTGACTATTGGAAAAGTTATTCAGAATTAATTCCTACAGAGAAACATTGCGAATCAAAAGCGGAAACATTCACAGTTGAGAGCTATAATTCCAGAATAAGGCATTATTTAGCGAGATTCAAAAGGAAAACAAAATGTTACTCTAAAAAGCAGTTTATGCTGGAAAACTCTTTAAAGTTGCTTTTTCTAAAACTAAATAAACAATTATATATTTTAAAATAA
- a CDS encoding EamA family transporter, giving the protein MNTNKNKWLIPIAFTNIYVIWGITFLAISFGLNGFPPFILSGFRFLGAGIIMIGYLLLKGEKANSAINWKKNAITGILILTGGTGLVAWGEQYVTASEAAIAIATGPFWFIAIDKKNWSYYFSDKFIPLGLVIGFVGLILFLNGSVSASGSHTQTADASIRIIAFIVLGLSSVAWVLGSLYSKKNPAGQSTFMNIAQQLITAGIASLVIAFFRNEWTGFSIIKVPLNAWLGLFFLIVFGSIIAYLSYIWLLSVKPAALVSTHTYINPIVTVIAGWIVANQTININQFYGLIVILAGVLLTNVTKYFKLSKRSKVKIRRVIRHVNKTARPYQPI; this is encoded by the coding sequence ATGAATACTAATAAAAACAAATGGCTGATTCCTATAGCCTTCACTAATATTTATGTAATATGGGGAATTACTTTCCTCGCCATTTCTTTCGGGTTAAACGGATTTCCGCCTTTTATTCTTTCGGGGTTCAGATTTTTGGGCGCAGGAATAATAATGATCGGATATCTGCTCTTAAAAGGTGAAAAAGCCAATTCTGCCATCAACTGGAAAAAAAATGCCATCACCGGAATTCTCATCCTTACGGGAGGAACGGGATTGGTTGCGTGGGGAGAACAATATGTAACCGCTTCTGAAGCAGCTATCGCTATTGCAACCGGACCATTCTGGTTTATCGCCATTGATAAGAAAAACTGGAGTTATTATTTCTCGGATAAGTTTATTCCTTTGGGCTTGGTGATCGGGTTTGTAGGACTTATTTTATTTCTCAACGGAAGTGTAAGTGCTTCCGGCTCTCATACACAAACAGCAGATGCTTCAATCAGGATAATCGCATTTATTGTTCTGGGATTGAGTTCTGTAGCGTGGGTTTTAGGGTCTCTTTATTCCAAAAAAAATCCGGCTGGTCAGTCAACTTTTATGAATATTGCCCAACAGCTTATAACTGCTGGTATTGCTTCATTGGTTATTGCATTTTTCAGAAATGAATGGACTGGCTTTTCAATTATAAAAGTACCGTTAAACGCCTGGTTAGGATTGTTTTTCCTTATTGTATTCGGATCGATTATCGCTTATCTTTCGTATATCTGGCTTTTGTCTGTAAAACCTGCCGCTTTGGTAAGTACGCATACTTACATCAATCCTATTGTTACTGTAATTGCGGGCTGGATCGTTGCGAATCAGACCATTAACATCAATCAGTTTTACGGACTGATTGTTATTCTTGCCGGAGTTCTCTTAACGAACGTGACTAAATATTTTAAGCTTTCCAAGCGGTCTAAAGTGAAAATAAGAAGAGTGATAAGACACGTGAACAAAACCGCAAGACCTTATCAGCCAATATAA
- a CDS encoding GNAT family N-acetyltransferase, whose protein sequence is MERTEVVLGNVRGEIQLFSDDKKAGKMDISVIKDKLTVYHTEVNEEFEGRGFAKILLEKLVSYAREHQLKIVPLCPYVHAQFKRRPDEYSDVWFKEEL, encoded by the coding sequence ATGGAAAGAACAGAAGTTGTTTTAGGAAATGTAAGAGGGGAGATTCAGCTTTTCTCAGACGATAAAAAAGCGGGAAAAATGGACATCTCCGTCATTAAAGATAAACTAACGGTGTATCATACAGAAGTAAACGAAGAATTTGAAGGTAGAGGATTTGCAAAGATCCTGCTGGAAAAACTGGTGTCCTATGCAAGAGAACATCAGCTCAAAATTGTTCCGTTGTGTCCGTATGTTCACGCCCAGTTCAAACGCCGTCCCGACGAATACAGCGATGTATGGTTCAAAGAAGAACTGTAA
- a CDS encoding pirin family protein — MKALNFLVIGKNVEILATLQRIIEKNDGWKAEILSDESKSEDFIKNNPVDIVLLSSGLEEQFEKQISVFCRNFDENIKVIVHYGGGSGLLFNEVENSFATAKKPENRVVHRADSRGVTNEQWLISKKTFSFGEFYDPEKMQFGTLRVLNDDTVAAGKGFGTHPHDNMEIISIALEGTLIHHDNLGNHNEIKGGEIQVMSAGTGLMHSEFSKDEGDLVKFLQIWVYPDKRNVKPRYDQMKLDRTKSQNRFQQILSPDPQDDGIWIHQEAWFHLGDFENTAETQYQIKKKGNGVYVFIIKGSAEIEGQQLEERDGFGIWDISELNIKSTSENTEILLMEVPMEV, encoded by the coding sequence ATGAAAGCACTGAACTTTTTGGTAATCGGAAAAAATGTCGAAATTCTTGCAACCTTACAAAGAATTATCGAAAAAAATGATGGATGGAAGGCCGAAATCCTGAGTGATGAAAGCAAGAGCGAGGATTTTATCAAAAACAATCCCGTGGATATCGTTTTGCTGAGTTCCGGTCTGGAAGAACAGTTCGAAAAACAGATCAGTGTTTTTTGCAGAAATTTTGATGAAAATATAAAAGTAATAGTACATTACGGTGGCGGAAGCGGATTGCTGTTCAACGAGGTGGAAAACAGTTTTGCAACAGCAAAAAAGCCTGAAAACAGAGTCGTGCACCGCGCAGATTCAAGAGGGGTAACCAACGAACAGTGGCTGATCAGTAAAAAGACCTTCAGCTTCGGAGAATTTTATGACCCCGAAAAAATGCAGTTCGGCACCTTAAGAGTGCTGAATGATGATACCGTAGCCGCAGGAAAAGGCTTTGGAACGCATCCTCACGACAATATGGAAATCATCAGCATTGCACTGGAAGGAACCCTGATCCATCATGATAATCTGGGAAACCATAACGAAATAAAAGGCGGCGAAATTCAGGTGATGAGCGCCGGAACAGGATTGATGCACAGTGAATTCAGTAAAGATGAAGGCGATTTGGTTAAATTTCTGCAAATCTGGGTTTATCCCGATAAAAGAAATGTAAAGCCGAGATACGACCAGATGAAACTCGACAGAACGAAAAGCCAAAACAGATTTCAGCAGATCCTTTCACCCGATCCCCAAGACGACGGAATATGGATTCATCAGGAAGCATGGTTTCATCTCGGAGATTTTGAAAATACGGCTGAAACCCAATATCAGATAAAGAAAAAAGGAAACGGCGTCTACGTTTTCATCATCAAAGGAAGCGCAGAAATTGAAGGACAGCAACTCGAAGAAAGAGACGGCTTCGGAATTTGGGATATTTCCGAATTAAACATAAAATCCACATCGGAAAACACAGAGATTCTCCTCATGGAAGTTCCGATGGAAGTGTAG
- a CDS encoding reverse transcriptase domain-containing protein: MNQRPNWIKQKGYLHLSPSLKIGEDWKRYYQNITNRNYIAQYAFYPLIHTILKDRKYKKGDPEKHKHNTRRHCHFHKETNKPEKTHKLRPLHYASHMDALVYGYYKEILNDLYEKKLKENPLLDSSVNAYRKIAISEEDKRGKSNIHFAKEVFDEIKKRGKNEEVCVLTFDLKSFFPSLNHQFLKQKWKWLLDVDELPKDHYNVFKACTKFRYVLLDDLRIQRKNRKGRRLGFDESKLAKIRKEKGFKCFFESNEELRKTIKEGKLKIYKNPFTRDKLSVGIPQGLPISALLANVYLYDFDLNIVTELVQELGVYYKRYSDDIVVICKPNQSEYIEKYIYDLVEESKVEISKNKTEKFIFRNVFYSPKHENKRLACFKIDKITKEEKETPLLYLGFEFRGYKTVIKSANLSRYYRKIISITKRRCKRANALLGKNPEAKKAVYINQIKKLYNKPLKINDSESTELKKQIRKRYSLVKNERGFYEFSHYTSNNKKESNYYSYVKRCCVIFEEEHFMNQIRKRKHIVFTAINRHLNKK, from the coding sequence ATGAATCAAAGACCAAATTGGATAAAACAAAAAGGTTATTTGCATCTTTCACCTTCTCTTAAGATAGGAGAAGATTGGAAAAGATATTATCAAAATATTACAAATAGAAACTACATAGCACAATATGCGTTTTATCCATTAATTCATACTATTCTAAAAGATCGCAAATATAAAAAGGGAGATCCCGAAAAACATAAGCATAATACAAGAAGACACTGTCATTTTCATAAAGAGACAAACAAGCCAGAGAAAACGCATAAGCTTAGACCATTACATTATGCAAGTCATATGGATGCTCTTGTTTACGGATATTACAAAGAAATTCTTAATGACTTATATGAGAAAAAATTAAAAGAAAATCCATTATTAGATTCTTCTGTAAATGCCTATCGCAAAATTGCTATTTCCGAGGAAGATAAAAGAGGAAAAAGTAATATTCACTTTGCAAAAGAAGTGTTTGATGAAATTAAAAAAAGAGGAAAGAATGAAGAGGTTTGTGTTTTGACTTTTGATTTAAAAAGTTTTTTTCCAAGTCTAAATCATCAATTTTTAAAACAAAAATGGAAATGGCTTTTAGATGTTGACGAATTACCTAAAGATCATTATAATGTTTTTAAAGCTTGTACAAAATTTCGATATGTTCTTCTTGATGATTTAAGAATTCAAAGGAAGAATAGAAAAGGAAGAAGATTGGGATTTGATGAATCAAAGCTTGCTAAAATCAGAAAAGAGAAAGGCTTTAAATGTTTCTTTGAAAGCAACGAAGAATTAAGAAAAACAATCAAAGAAGGCAAACTAAAAATATATAAAAATCCTTTTACAAGAGATAAATTAAGTGTTGGAATTCCTCAAGGACTTCCTATTAGCGCGTTACTTGCAAATGTATATTTATATGATTTTGACTTAAATATAGTCACTGAACTTGTTCAGGAATTAGGAGTTTATTATAAAAGATATTCCGATGATATTGTTGTTATCTGTAAACCTAATCAATCCGAATATATAGAAAAGTATATCTATGATTTAGTTGAGGAAAGTAAAGTAGAAATAAGTAAAAATAAAACTGAAAAATTTATATTTAGAAATGTATTTTACTCCCCAAAACATGAGAATAAAAGATTAGCCTGTTTTAAAATAGATAAGATAACTAAAGAAGAGAAAGAAACTCCATTATTATATTTAGGATTTGAATTTCGAGGGTATAAAACAGTCATAAAATCTGCGAATTTATCACGATATTACAGAAAGATAATCTCTATAACTAAAAGACGATGTAAAAGAGCTAATGCCTTACTAGGCAAAAATCCTGAAGCTAAAAAAGCTGTATATATTAATCAAATTAAAAAACTTTATAATAAACCTTTGAAAATTAATGACTCCGAGAGTACAGAACTTAAAAAGCAAATAAGAAAAAGATATTCATTGGTAAAAAATGAAAGAGGGTTTTACGAATTTTCGCATTATACGTCAAATAATAAAAAAGAATCAAATTATTATTCTTATGTAAAACGGTGTTGTGTAATATTTGAAGAAGAACATTTTATGAATCAAATTCGAAAAAGAAAGCACATTGTTTTTACTGCAATTAATAGGCATTTAAATAAAAAATAA